TTATTTCCTGCCTTGTTCAGTTGTTCTTTGTCCACAACTTCACAATAGTTGAGTCAGGTGTGCTCATGGCCATGGCCTTGGATCGCTATTTTGCCATTTGCCATCCCCTGCGGTACTCCAGCATCCTCTCCATGCCGATGGTGGCAGCTCTGGGGAGCCTGGTGCTACTGCGTGGAGTCCTCATGGTGAGTCCGGGCTGCTTCCTGCTCCGTAGGAAGGCCTTCTGCCAGCATCGTGTCATCTCCAACTCCTACTGTGAAAACATGGCCGTGGTGAAGCTGGTATGTGAGGACACCAGAGTCAATGCTGCTTATGGCCTCTTTGTGGCTATTATAGTGACTGGATTTGACATTATCGTGATTGCTGTGTCCTACACTATGATCCTGCGGGCGGTACTCAAGCTGTCATCCTCAGATGCACAGCTGAAGGCCTTTAATACATGTGTATCCCACATCTTTGTCATCCTTGCATTTTACGTCCCTGCCTTATTCTCCACTCTCACCCACCGTTTTGGACACAGCATCCCCCAGCAGGTCCATATATTGGTGGCCCACCTCTACATGTTGGTGCCCCCCACGTTAAACCCCATCATTTACGGGGTCAGAACCAAGCAACTCAGGGACAAGATAGCTGTCCTCCTACAGAAGAAGGGAATCTGACCAGTGTCTATGTGCCATCCACTGAGCCTGTAAGTGTTAGCTAATTCTGGTAAACTTATGGAGTGAACTCTATGACCCCTTATTTTGAGAAATACCCCTTTTTACTGCATGGTGTCATTGCAGTTTCTTCTCCTATCACTTTGTGACTAAAGGCGACATAAAGACATTCAGTCCAACCTTTGTGTTACACCTCCCAGAATACACATTCCTGGATCTTCAATTGCTTTCACTATTGGCaaataaatattcttcataTGCAAATAGTTCCAGTCTGACTCCTAGACTTGAGTGCCTCCAAAAGATCTGCCTGTAGCAGCCCTCCTCCTTGGAGGCTGGTGACACTGGATGTCACTGAGAAGggcctggctccatcctcatGACACTCAACCTTTACACAGTTATAAACATCAATGACATCACCCCTCAGTctccttctccaagctaaagaCACCCAGCTacctcagcctcttcttgtaagggagatgctccactCCCTTCATCATACTTGTGGCGATGTGCTGGTCTCTCTCAAGCAGTTCCTGGTCCTTCTTGAACTcaggggcccagaactggacacagtattgcagatgtggtctcaccagGCCAAAGCAGAGGGAGGAGAGAACCTCTCTCGCCCTACTAAAAGCCACCCTGCCAACACACCCCAGGATAACATGCTTGGTCACaagggctcactgctggctcatagtCATCCAGCTGTCCACCAGGATGCTCAGGTCCCtttccacagcactgctccccaGCAGGTCACTACCCAACTCATGCTGTCACCTGGAGCTGTTCTTGCCCAGATGCAAGGCTCTATGCCTGCCCCTGTtgtatttaattacatttcaatattacgtgttcaaaggaggacaacaaagctggtgaggggtctggagcacagggcttaTGAGGAGAGTCTGAAAGAGCTGGGACTATtcatctggagaagaggaggctcaggggagaccttattgctctctataacttcctgatgcagaatcatagaatcacaaggttggaaaggacctttaagatcatgtagtaGAACCATCCAGCCtttaccatagctacagcaaacccctaacccatatctcctagctcctcttgaacactgccagggatggtgactccaccgcctccctgggcagccattgcagtgcctgaccactctctgagaggaaaagttccttcttacatccagtctaaacctcatctgatacaatttgtggccatttcctcgggtcctgtccgttgcctggcagaagaggccaagctcctcctcatcacagcctcccttcaggaagttgtagagtgcagtgaggtctcccctgagcctcctcttctccaggctaaacaatcccagctccctcagccgctcctcataagacttgtgctccagacccctcaccagttttgttgcccttctctggacacgttccagggcctccatgtctttcttgtagggaggagcccaaaactgaacacagaactcgagatgcggcctcaccagagctgagtacagagggatgatcacctctctgctcctgctggccacactacatcttatacaggccaggatgctgttggccttcttggccacctgggcacactgtcggctcatgttcagcccagcatcaaccagcacccccaggtccctttcctcttcacagtcatccagccactcagccccaatcctatagcactgcatggggttattgtggccaaagtgcaggacccggcacttggccttgttgaacctcatcccatccacctcagcccagcgattcagcctatccagatccctctggagggccttcctaccctcgggcagatcaacaccacctcccagcttggtgtcatctgaaCACGTACTGTGGGCTTACTCAGTgtcctcatccaggtcattaatgaagatattaaacaagatgggccccagcactgaacccctggggacaccacttgtaacaggtcaccagctggacttaactccattaaccactacctgCTGGGCACgaccctccagccagttccttacccaaaggagggtAGACCTGTCTAGGccacgggcagccagtttcctcaggacaatactgtgagaaaccatgacaaaggctttgctgaagtccaggtagaccacatcaactgccttaccctcatctaccagcctggtcacccagtcatagaaggagatgaggttggttaAGTACAACCTgtctttcatgaacccatgctggttgggcctgatcccctggatgcctCGCACGTGccgtgtgatctcacccaagatgatttgctccagAACTTTCCCCAgtaccgaggtcaggctgacaggcctgtagttccccggatcccCCTTAcggcccttcttgtagatgggaatcaCATCGGCAAGgctccagtcctctgggacctctccagttaaccaggaGCGCTGGTAGATGGTGGAGAGCGGCTTGTTTTACTACAGGAATTGTACAGTTCCTGTAGAGGAATCCTGAAACTCCACATTCCTGGGCTGGCCCTCCGCTGCCTTGCCACGGATTTCGTGGAATAGGACCTCGGTCTGGTAGAGCCCACAATGAGGCCTGCAGTCTCAGAGATCACCAATTGAACTGGAAAGCTACACAAGGAAGGccaatagaatcatagaatcatagaattactcaggttggaaaagaccttgaagatcatcaagtccaactgcagcctaaccagtagcctatctctttaaaaacaaccacaaaacaatatcacaacaacaaacctctgctaaatcatatccctgagtaccacatccaaacggctcttaaacacatccagggatggcgattcaaccacctccttggggagcccattccagtccctaaccaccctttctgtaaagaagttctttctaatatccaacctaaacttgccctggcgcaacttgaggccatttcccctcgtcctgtcacaagtcagtagtgagaagagacctgccccactctcactgtaagaacctttcaggtactggaagacagcaataaggtctcccctcagcctcctcttcctcaggctaaacagccccagcttccttagtctctcctcgtagggctgattctccaagcccttaacgagcctcgttgcccttctctggacctgctccagtacctccatgtccttcctgtgctgaggtgcccaaaactggacacagtactcgaggtgaggcctcaccaatgctgagtacagtCCTCACCGCTTGAGCCACCTCCTACAAGCACAGCTGTATCACCCACCAGGCTGCAGAGCAATGCTCACTCACTGAACAACTGGGCTCACTATGAGCAACAGCAGTGCACACCAACCTGGGATGAGCTGTGGGTGGCAGCTGGCTCCTTAAGGCTCTGTAAAGCCTGTTGTCAGGCGCTGACCTTGATGGCCAGCAACAACACGTTCCCAACTGTGTCAGCTCCGCCCCTGATGACTCAGGAGCCTGCCCACAAGCCGtcagctccccagcacaagCAAAGCGCTGTTACTGCCCTCAGAAAATCCttaaaaaagagcttttctaTGGGCTGTTTCTACTCCAGATCCCTTGCCCTGCGCAGTCTCACCTGCTCTGTAGCTTGTCTCTGCAGTAAAATGACCCTCTTTTCCTTGATATTCCCGGAGACATTGCCAAGGATCATTTTCCCCAgtaccgaggtcaggctgacaggcctgtagttccccggatcccCCTTAtggcccttcttgtagatgggaatcaCATCGGCAAGgctccagtcctctgggacctctccagttaaccaggaGCGCTGGTAGATGgtggagagcggctcagcaatcACCCCCACCAGCTACCTCAGCACCCAAACGTGGAGCCCgtctggtcccatggacttgtgtcagtccaggtggaggaggagctctttaaCTGTCTGCACCTGAATCACTGGGGTGTATTCTGCGTTCCATCACTGACTTCCAGATCGGGGCgtaaagtgccctgaggataactggtctgccCATTGAAGGCAGATGTTAAGAAGGCGTTGAGGACCTCAACCTTccccttatcctcagtggtcacattccccgCTGCATCAAGTAAGGGGTGgacattttccttggttcttctcttaccattgatatatttgtaaaaggatttcttattctcaTGTACTGGTCCCAGTATCGACCCCTGAGGGACTTGAATAGATACAGGCCTCCAACAAGACTCCATTTCATTACCCATAACCCTCTGGCTTCTTTTCTCCAGCCGTCCACCCCACTACTCCAATTGTCCAGACCACACTTCCTCAGTTTAGCTGAGAGGATGCTGTGGGAGACGGTGTCATATGCTCAACTGAAATCAAGACAGACCACATCCTCTGCTGTACCGTCATGCGTCCACCTGGTTAGGTCTTCGTAAAAGGCCTTCAGGTTGGTCATGAATTTCttccccttggtgaagccatgctgactTGCCTCTAATGACCTTCTTATCCTTGATATACCTGGAGACAGTGCCAAGGATAATTtcttccatcacctttccagggatgGAGGAAAGGCTGACcggcctgtagtttcctgggttctccttcttgccctttctgAAGGCTGGAATGACAATTGCTTTCCTGCAGTCCTCAGGCACCTCTCCCATACCCCACAGCTTACCAAagatgatggagagtggcttaGCAATGAATTcccccaactccctcagcacctgTGGGTGCATCCCATCAGGACCGCTGGATTTATGGATGTCCATATTCCTTGACTGGTCCTTAACGCAGAACTCATCCACCGAGGCAAACTCCTCCTTTATTCTGACTTCCTCTGGGGCTTCAGGACTATGGGGCTCTTCAGGACAGCCTCCAGCAGTGTGGACAAAGAAGGCATTCAATAACCctgccttctctgctccttctgtcACCAGGGCACCCACCTCATTCGTCAGGGGGCCTACATTGCCCCTAGTGCTAGTTTTATTTACAATATCTTGGAAGAAgccctttctgttttccttgacCCCTCTCATAAGGTTTAATTCAAAGGAGGCCTTAACTTTTTTAGTTGCCCCCACCAAACACTCTGACAACAGTCTTGTTTTTCTCCCAAGTGGCCAGCCCCTCCTTCCATGATCTGGACGCTCTCCTCTTCCACTTGAGCTTGCCCAGCGGTTCCCTGTTTAACCATGCAAGTCTCCTGGCTCCCTTTCTTGACTTCCTACCTGTTGGGATGCTCTGAtcttgagcttggaagaagCAGTCCTTAAATGCTAACCAACTATCTTGGTTCCCTCTACCTCCAAGTACTCTGTCCCACAGGACTTCCCTTAGGAATTGCTGGGAAGGATCAAAGTTGGCCCTACTGAAGCCCAGTCAGCTGAGCGTGCTGGTTTCATCCTAGGGGGATGGGAGGCCTCCTGGTCTTCATCAGTACCACAGCGCTGCCCCACCAGTGCAAGCCCAGTTACAGCCCCATTCCCCTTCCAATCTAGTTCCAAGCTCTCCAGAGGAGTCCCGTTAATTCCCGTCCCAGAACCCTTTTGCCCTGTGAGATAAACCTCTCCCATGTATTACTGTCAGGACTGGTGTCTTCGAAAACCAGCCGTTATCAAACAATCCAAAGACCTGCCTGCAGGACCAGTCTCTTAGTCAAGCACTTATGGATGGgatccttcctttccttcccacgTCATGACCCAAAAAAGGacggaaggaagaggaaatatcTTGCACCCCAGACACATTCACCATCCGTGCCAAAGCCTTGAAGTCTTCCTTCATTCCCTGCAGACCAAGGGATGCAGCTTCCTCCCCACCTGCCTGGGagaccagcagcagctccatcgAGTGCACCAGGCCCTGCTCCAGGCTCCAGGCAGGCTGACTGTGGCAGGCAGTCCACAATATTCCAGCAAGGGAAGGACGGCCCCTT
The sequence above is a segment of the Excalfactoria chinensis isolate bCotChi1 chromosome 1, bCotChi1.hap2, whole genome shotgun sequence genome. Coding sequences within it:
- the LOC140255937 gene encoding olfactory receptor 52R1-like gives rise to the protein MSSVNSTGSSHPPTFFLLGIPGLEKEQFWIAFPFCIMYIIALLGNIILLIVIKTESSLHEPMYLFLAMLAFTDLVLSTSVLPKMLAIFWWGSGEIGFISCLVQLFFVHNFTIVESGVLMAMALDRYFAICHPLRYSSILSMPMVAALGSLVLLRGVLMVSPGCFLLRRKAFCQHRVISNSYCENMAVVKLVCEDTRVNAAYGLFVAIIVTGFDIIVIAVSYTMILRAVLKLSSSDAQLKAFNTCVSHIFVILAFYVPALFSTLTHRFGHSIPQQVHILVAHLYMLVPPTLNPIIYGVRTKQLRDKIAVLLQKKGI